DNA from Plectropomus leopardus isolate mb chromosome 11, YSFRI_Pleo_2.0, whole genome shotgun sequence:
acacacacacacacacacacacacagtcacttaTACACTAACCATCAATTTGCAGCCCATTGCACAGCTGGACGGCGTTGCCATGGCGAACATCCTGCCGCCTGAATCGTCTGCTGATATGGGAGCGAGGGAAGTACAGAGAGAAAGTAAATTAGTACATGATGAAGACGGGTGAAAGCAAAGAGGCAGAAATCAAAGATggagaaatagagagaaaagataaaaagagaggaggggtgATCCAGTGCATACTGAGAGGCATTACACAGCACCTGGCTGTCAGACTCTGTGATAATGACTTGGCAAAGCAGCCTCAGAGCTTTGTGTCATTCAGAGCGAGATGCCATGATGGAACAGAGCTACTGGTAAAGGTGTGAACAGCTGGTATCTCACTGACACGTCTGCGGGGACAAAAGATGGGAGCTGTCTCTGAGTGTTTGTTGTTACCTTTTGGTGTAGACTCCAGCAGGGTAGTATCTGGAGCAGGTCAGACCATCCCAGGCGCAGTAAGGGTCTCTGGCCAGGCAGCAATCAGCACATTCTGAGCCATAGAGGTCACACTGATGCAGTCTGACCTGGGCCACACCCACCTCTGACCCCACATACAGCTGTTGCTGTGGACCCGACAGTATGAAGCATTAGCATGAAGACAGTTTCGTTGGAATCAAATTTTATATATGCACttatcagccaaaacattaataaattcaTCTTGTTTAAAAACGTTAGTGTACCATGCTGCACTGCAATTTGTCACTGATTAACGTTCCCACACATCATGGCAGTCTTGGTGAGGAAACTGGTTTGTCGTCTCTATACAAACGTAGAATGGGGCTCTGATacgcttttttttaataaggcCATTTTACATGAACTGCCTCCTTATTTATGTGCTCTACTGCCTCCTGAAACTGTCAGAAACCTTCGGTCATGTAGACAACTTCATTATATCGTTCCTCGAGCCCACACTGTCTTTAgtgaaagtgctttaaaagCCTTTGCTCCGTCATCTCGCTGTCAGCTGCAGTCACCTTAAACTAGCCTCTGTAATAAGCCTGAGCGATTTTAAAATCAGGATTAAGGACTCTTTGAAAACTGAATGCACATGTCAATGCTGCTAATTGGCTGTTTGTTTGAAGTTTGCTGCTTGCGTGTGAAGTTTTATGCTGCttgttttaacttttgctgTTGTGCTTTCGGTCTGTTTGTTCTGTTATGTGAAATTCTTCATGCCTTCTTGGCCAGGATTTTAAATGTCGATGggattgttaaaataaataattagttaaaataaaaatacaaaccaaCTTTTGGCTGTGAAACCCtgggcattcatgtggatgtcACCTTACACGCTCCACCCTCCCAAACGCTGTTACAGACCAAGCAGCCCCCCTTAAGGTAATGACACTCCCTGATGTGCCCCCAGCAGGATAATGTGCTacaccacactgtaaaaactgcTCGGGAATGGCCCGAGGAACATGGCCTGGCCTCCAAATTCTCACAAAATCCCAATCCCATTAAGCTTCTATGGGATGTGCTGGTAACTTACCTCATGACATACAGGACTCAGAGGATCCACTGCCAACGCCCTGGagccagacaccacaggacacccCTAAGGGTTCTCTGTTCATGCCAACTCCAAGAGGTCAGAGCCAAGTCTGATTAAGGAGCCCCCACTGCATACCTCTGGGATACAGGCATATCCCACATATGCATGATCAGTTTGGGATCTGGTTTGGTGCATAAGGGTAGTGTACTTAGACTGAAACATTGTTTAGGTGGGTTGTGAATGTCAgttggcatccacatgaatgccagacCCAAAGTTTCCCTGCAGAACAttgaactgaaataaaatgttcaatgtAATTCACTTCACCTGCCAGTGGTTTCATTGTTTTGGCTGATCAGTGTATATGCTGTCTGTCTTTACATCATCCAACTGAGTTAGTTTGCCACAAGAGAGAAACATATGAATTATGTCAATGCAAAGTAATGAAATGTGTTGCAATGTTAACATCTTGTGGCTAAACAACAGAACTGCATGAACGAGCAACAGTATGGAGATTCAGATGATCCTCTTACCCTTTTAGGAGATATTATGATTTCTCTTATTGGTGCAGGAACCTGCAAACAGGGAACATTTGACTCTCATTCAAAAATTCAGCTGAATCAGTGGTTCATTATATCATAAGAATTAAGTAACAAGCGCTGACTTTAAGTTCTTTGTCACTGGAGGCGTCCCGTCATGCTTCTATCCTCCCCAAATCATTTCTTAATTAAAATGGCAGCAGCCATGGCTTGGAGACTAGTTTTCAGACGTAACTGATATAAGCTAAAATGATATATTCAAATCAGTCTGAAGATCTCTCCCAGCAAGCGGGCTGCACAATCACACTTGTACCCCTCTGATGATGGAAAGTGAGCAAATCAGCAATCAGTGTTTTCAAACTGTCTCCTCTTAACTGCTGCAGTAATGGGCTGTGATGTGTATGCAGTAAAATGCAGAAAGCTTGGTTACTAAAGTCTACTTTGCTTTCACATTTTGCAGCTAAAAATAGAGTACCTTGAATACTTGAAGCTCCTCCAGCAGCACCTCCTCCAtagtgtctgtgtctttgttgtaGATGGTGATAACTTTCAACACCACTGAGTCGTCTAATAAAAGAAGACAGGCAACGGCATAACATTCCTCTTCACAATTGCAGTAGTGAATgcagtattcagatcctttagtGAAGTGAAAGTCCTAATACCACATGGAAATactaatttcaaaataaaagccatgcattgaaaatgttacttaagtaaaagtaagtataatcaagaaaataaagcttaagtattaaaagtacccaatgaagaaaaaaaaacaacaaacaaaacaagccaaaaccttataatcagaaaaaatgaatacattaatcaaaaaactactaaataatgtatttaaaaatacattatttagtaaaaataaaaaaaccctctaCACTATCAACCCTAAAATTACAGccctcccccccaaaaaaagacactatccaaaagaaaaaaaacaatgcaaaaaattaaaatgattaaaaaaatataaaattaaataaaaaataaatatataataaatataaaattatcaaaaaaatccataggaaattatttaaaaaaaaaagaataaaaaataaaatgtttatcaagaaatttggaaatcaattaattaattaaaatgtcacttttgatggcaaaacattttggtttgcTCCCAAATGTTCACAGTACCTCCTGCTTGTCCTTGGATTTAGCCAATCAAGCATGTGGTATTCAAGATTAAGCATAAAAGGTATTCATTTTTCACAGTGTGAGTACCAGTGCCGATGTAGAGAACATGGTAGTGTCCATCCTGGGCTTGGACTCTGTCCACAGCGATCTGGGTCAGCTTTCTTCTGCCTGGCTCAGTCTGCAGCAGGACAGGTCTGCGGTGCTGGGGAAGGACTGGACGATACATCACAGGATGAGAACGCACAAACCGCAAAACCTCGTCAGGAAACTCCTTTGAGCTGGAGAAGCCGCCGCCGTTCACTTTACTGGCACACTGTCAAAGAGATGGTAGGACAGAAATAGAGGGAGTCAATGAAGAAGCagggacagaggagagacaTTAAATGCACTGACCCTTCTCacagtgtaagaaaaaaaaagctgacatgtttttgtgtggctCAGGCTGTCCCCGTATGACCTGCTGAGGTAGCTACAACAGTGCTGACATTCACCAGAGCTGTCCTACATGCTCTCAACACTGTCCCTCCCAGAGGACAGCTGTCATGGACACAGACTAACAGAGAGTGCTGTGAATGCATAATGTTGGTGCATCAGGGGATTAAAACCCATAAACATAACTTTATGCAAACTTTAAAGACTCACAGATCCAGGTCGAGGGTAGGGGACTTTGTCCTCGTAAGGTGTCCAGTGATGCTCGGGTCTTTCTCGGTAGGCAAACGGACCGTTAAAGGCTGCTCTGATATCGTCCATGTGATAGACACACACTGCGTAGCCTTTGAACACCGCACTGCAAAGGCaggttttatttgtgatttgatGGATGGTTAAGCTGTGACCGAATCATCACACGCTGATGTCGACCTCCACTCACCTCGTTGTGCTAAACAGGCCAaagatttctgggttttttccATCCTTGTTCTTGAGCACGAACACGTCCTCTGAAACACAATATTCAGAAATTAGCTGTTGTTTGTTAGCCACACTAAgctgatatttttgtatttgtgacaTGATAAAGACATAAAGCCCAGACATATGTAAGCATTTTAGTtctcctggttccctcgtctcaaagtcaatgttttttttttaatggatttttgttTAGATACCTGAAATAAGGTCAGtgtttaagagactttcatgttttgctctaaaacataaaatacgtcagtaaacACCCCACTCATGGATTTTGAAGCTGTGCTAACCagtggctaaataagactacagaGGGTCATCAGGCTGGACCAGGCTTTACGTCCTCATTGTGGTGGTGACGGTCATGTGACCAtcgtgtagtttgtttatagcctagtgttagctttttacttctgtcgtttgcatttatgcttcaaaaaatccttaaagttGTTTCATTTGTGAAACTTAAAACCtaaactcatgtttttttttttaatgcaataatccaaaaaaaacattgctctATTGTCTGGGGAATCATACTGATgataacttcctggttggcctgcTAAAAGACATTATCCTTGCCCTTCACCATACCTGCTAagcatcagcatgttagcactgTCGTGgtgagcatgttaacatgctgacattagcatttagctcagaGCACTGCAGGGCTGCAGTGTTACAGAGCTGCATGTGGTTGAGACAGTTTGTTGAAGGCAGTCTTTGGGAAGTTTGTAAAAAGTCTCAGGTTACTACTCGCTAGTTGCGAAAAAGATTGAAATCTTTCTAATTCTGCTtagcagacagaaaaatgtttttcatgtttttttatccaGGTGCGTCCAAGagtttttgtggattttgaaAATACCTTCAGGAGAGCAGTAAGCCTTGTTAAATGAGTTTCTGGGATTTTCAAAGATCACtgcttctttatttttccataaATTGAATGCTTAGCTCTGTGACTGGAATGTAATGGTGGGTGCGTCTGTAAATCCAATCTGATGCTCCACACTACAATGAGGAAGCTCTTGTTCAAAGAACCGCAGCGTTCTTGTTTCTACATGAATTAACGAACCGTTTAGTTaatcacacattcactctgttcggtgctctgctgctccgtctcccCAGAGGGAGCGCCCAGAGTGCACTCTGCCACTCCCAGAGTGCCGTGCTCTGGATAACTGAACGGTACATTACAAACAGTGCTCCGAATGTACGCACAGTCCAGTGTGTGCCAGAGTGAGCTGCGGCACTCAGAGTGAGGGTTTCTGAATGCACCTGGCACTTCACGAGAAGCGATCACTGGGGCTTCGGTATCTCTACACTTGCGCTGCTTAAATGTTGAAATGCATTGTTTTAACATGATTCTAAATTTGGTCACCACAACTGCAGATCAGAGacacaatttaacaaaaacCCTTCATACCATACTGAGGTTTCAAATCTCAGTGTATAGATAGATGTGTACATCACTGTGAAGCTTAGAGACCTCAAAgtttaacaacaaataaataagatgGCAAGCAAACAGTCTCCATGTATCCCCACCGAGTTCATCAAAGTGTGTATCGATGCCGTTGGGTCCAGCCACAGAGCAGATGAGACGAGTTTTCAGGAAGGAGCTCCACCTATTCACCAGCATCCTCTGCCCTCCTTGGTCATTCTGAGGGATGAAGGCGGATATAGAATGTGAGTGCAGTACTTTGCTTTCGGCTGGAGAAAAGCCAGAAATCTTTCTACGGCATTTGCATTCTCACCGCACAGACTCGCCCCACACGAGTATACACAGCCTTGTTCACTCCCTCGGCATCCATTTCTCGCTCAGTGAAGAAGAAGTAAACTTTATCATCGTCCCTGTCATCGTTGTCAGGAATAACTGTTGACCCGACAAATTTGGGTTCTGTGGGAAGAGGAGTTTGTCACAAAAGGCttggaaagtaaaaacaatgagGTACTGGAGGAAGTCGTTTTGCAACCAGTATGGCCGCTATTAGctgttcattttaaattcatgCTGATGTGGCGGtagacatgttttttgttttaacttatcattatgaagtaaatgttgattgcacaatgaaATGGCTAGTGACAGGCTGTAAGCCTCAAGTTCACTGCAActctgtgtgtgaaaatgaaagCTTGTTTTATAGCAAAAATGATGTTTGTCAACCGTCAACAAAAACAGGTAGAGGATAGCACTTTTTTACCACCCGTTATCTATCAGTAGCCATCCCCAGTTACCAATGTATCAATGAAAGTTCTCTGCAGTTACTATCCCTAATAAGAGACagtaaaacatggatgcttcacacacagaagatctaaacaatcagcacagtttcaaggtggctGTTGAagattcttgagttatggttTTTGTGCATGAAATTTGTTAGCGCACACACACTATATGTCACTGCACTCTGGTATTTTGCTGTAATGTTCACGAACCGTTGAGTTGCTGCCTGTCGTCTCTTTCGGTGCGTGTGTAGGTCTGGTTGTTAAGTCGACAGAAAGCACCATCATTCTCCCAGTAGTCAGTGTACAGGCCGATATACAGCTCTcctcctaacacacacacacacacacacacacacacacacacacacaaaaaaaaaaaacaatcctcaGTTATctgaatgtatatttttaaatgtgaaacccCCTGTCCTGTGAAATAAAGACGTGAAAAAAGACCACAAGATGGCAGAATCGACTGGTTAGAGGTCAATAAAGAGGAAGTTCATGGTATAAATGTAAGCACACATCGAGGTCTCACTAAGGTGCCGTACGCTCAGCTGATGGTGACGCGATGAGCGTGACAGAGTGAGTAGTGTCTTACTGGAGAGCGTAGACGTGCAGGGACTGTTGGGGTCGTAAGGACAGCGTCCTCTGCCACTCATGATGCTGTCTTCCTCAAGAGCAAACATTCTGTCCtaagaacaacacacacacacagattaggGAAAGGCAGTTCATTGATAGTATATTGATAGCGTGATATGAAATATTGTACCTGATGCAAGaaactatatataaaaactaatttttgttCACAACCAAGATTTATTCTCATTTCGTTCATATCCACTGATTTTAAGGATCtgacaatgttttcttatttttactacTCTCTTGGGTAAGAGAGCATTTTATGACTGGTTGAGAGCACTCtgaccaagataagagaaaaacagctGGTTTTCAAAGGCCACAAATTGCTGCCCAGCACAagggaaaaataagttttacatttgaataacattttaatcaaatttagataatGTTTCAGAGTGATTTTAATGATTGGATTATTAAATTTCCACTTACTTGATGCACTGACCCCAATTACTgcaatttcagttactgtgctTCCCTCTGCTGGCCAGTGCTGGAATggaactaagtacatttacacaagtaatgtacaagtacaaatctgaggaactttTACATCAGTTGAGTATTTTTATCTCATGCCATTTTCCACTTCTCCTCCACTACACTACAGAcgaaaatatttcactttttactccactgctattattagataactactttacaaattaagatttttgcacacaaaacaaaaatatgtaaatatacatgtacagctaaaacaattagtcaatACATAAGAAAATCATTTGCAACTATTTTTATgatcatttaagtcattttcccAGCTTcctctatatactgtatatatgaggaaaagctgcttttccttttaagtACTCCTACTACTTTGATttatgatatatatttaaacctttttgcatgcatacttttacttttaatgcttCAATACATTTCCgtgaaattatatttatgtctAAATTCATTTAACTATACatcagtttcactttttctgaagttcttctttttctacaaccttttttggtgtcatttctcttctttgcacacggcacaaaacctgcccttacATCGTTTTTACAGGGCGGAACTTATGCTAATAGCTGACTTATGATcgagtgggattcatcattgtGCACGCCCTGTAAGAGCAGATTTGAATGGTTAAGAACATTTGATGTGTCTGGAGTTGACCTcccttttaaatttttctgccagaaaattcagaaaaaatataaaagaaatttaaaagaatgtgaagattatttatcagaaatctttttttgcaaatatttgtttgaGAGCACCAGTCAATCATATAATACTGTGGCAATATCGATATCGAGGTATTTGattgaaaatattgtgatatttgattttctacGTATCGCCCGGCTCTAACAGGCATAGTTACTCATACACAAAGATGCATGAATATGAATACTGCAAGCACACGCTGAAAATCTGTACCCTTGTGAAGGCTGTAACAGCATCCAAACAAACCCCAGCAGGAGGCGGTGCGTGGAGAGAAAGATAGAGGTGAATTAGAGAGAGGAGGCATCAGAAAGTGATGGATGGGACTGAGGACGAAAGATAGATGAGACGAGGAGTGATGGATGACCGAACGAAGGATTTCTGTCTGCATGCGTCGAACAAACAATGTTCTGCTCTTATATCACGGTGAGTTCACCACTTCTGCTCTTCTGATCTTACTGCTCTGCACAGCAGGtggcagaaacacacatgcacacgcacacacgcaccacgcacacacgcacgcacacgcacgcacgcacacacacacacacacaccagtagACCTGAACTCCCTACAGCCCCACAGCTCATATCTTGTGGGACACCACCGTGTTTATGGCTGTCACTGGCAGATCAGAGAGGATGTCATATATTGATTTATGAGTAGCCACGAAACCCTACTGTGCTGTGACCACCGCCTGACGTATAACTGTAAAAGAAGTCCGTTTCTGGGTTAAACTCATCCATCATATCATAACAGAATGGAAAATAGTTAGGACGATACAATATTACTCTATATGCAGtactctaaaaatgtttttttttaaatgtcagggCCAGTGCTGCCttattatttgatttgttaCTCAGTGGCTGGCTTGATGAATGGCAATAGTGTTTTCTATCACAGTTTATCGCCATATAAATATTATTCAACTCAGGCTTTATGGTAATCTAGATGTAATCTCATACACCAAGTACGAAATTTATGAGGAAACCTCATCATAGAGAGATTAGGTTGCTTATATGGACCCAGTTTTGCTCAGTCTACAAGCATTCCAATGATATGAGTGATGGTGGTTCCTGTGTGGATGGTGTGACTGGCCTGCTCAGCCTACTGGACCAGCGCTGGAATGCAGGGCGGAAACCTTCTCCCCTCCTCACTCTCTAAATACACACCAGGCGCACACACTGCTCCGTGTTTGACTTCTGGGAGATATGTGTCATACTGTAGACAAACACACTCGCACAGATGGATGCAGGCCATTTTGCATGGACAGCAGCATGCAGGCGAGCCCCTCCTGTGCAGCCGACACACACGCATCTGAACTGACCCCCTGAGCGACAGGACATTTGTCTTCCCTAACCATGCTCGTACAGAGAGCAGCACGTGGCCTGTTGTCCGTTTACCTGGACGGTGGTGGTGTCAGCTTTTTTCCATATAAATGAAAATCTTGTGTAAAAGTTTTCTGcctctgaggaaaacaaaaaaaaaaactccacccTCTCACTGTCTTTTCCAACTCCACCTCACATCACTCCTTGTTGCTAGGAGGGTAAACTCAATACAGTAGTAAGAGTTCAATAACTCCTggtttaaaacatcaaaactgtgTGAAGGAGGTTTTAGCTACTTCAACTAAACACAAAAGAGTATAGAGGCACAATGGGAAAAATTTGGCTGACTGTATAATGAAGAAATTAGCAACATTTTCATGGCATTAATCATCTGTTTTGCTGCCctttttagccctttgaaacaaattggctttttttttttttttttttttttttttttttttaaaaaatggaaagaaggcaatgagcaacttgacaagattagaaaaaaaatataaaattgcaagaaaattacattacctaaaactaaatgaaaggaaatgaaagaaaaataaaagaacaaaaacaggaaataacctgaaaaactgctcaaataaaatcaatatatatatttaaataatatattatttaaatatttttcctgtaacctttattatataattataataattataaaggtatttttatatatttttccctagttattctggtgattttctCTATCTAACTTCTttacctgttaaaaaaaaattcaaaccagttttttcatgtttcagaggtttaaatgtttgttaaagGCATCCAAACACGTCTTTGGGACTCACCTGGCCTGTGTGGCCGACTCTGACCAGGACACAGAGGGGGCTAAAGGCTCCTGTTCCACACACCAGCAGATGGGTCTGGTTGTACTGTTGCAGGACCTTGATGTAGTTAGCACACTCCGCCTGTTGGATGAGACGCAGAGATGAAGCAGTGGGTGCAGAGGAGGTTGGGAGGTTGAGGGGTCATGAGGGCGGATTGAGGCCACGCAGGACAAAATGGTGTACTGGAAAAATGCCAGATCTTTTACTGCCTCATCAATAACATCAATACCTCGGGTTAGACAAAGGTTAATGAGCACAGTGAGATATGTAAATCAATTCATACATGCTGACAGTATCTATCTCTATAATATCTACCTACATAATATATCAGTCCTGTTGTACATATAAATGCCAAGTTAATGCACATGATAAACTGGGCATTTGTGCTTTTCACATGATCATCAATCTCAGGCATACCGACAACGACCAGAAGAGAATTTATTTGCATGCAGTCACGTAGAGGGTGTCTCATACCTTTTCCCTCCCCTTCATCAGACACTCCTCTATCTGAGATTCTGTACTGGCCCACTGGATCTGCAGGAAAACACAGTTCCACTCATATTTACAATATGGTTGTTTCACcctaaataaacacaaaatgaacttgTTGAATATAGCACATATTTAATaggggatgcatgataatactGGCCAACATCAGTagcagcagatattggctttaaaatgaaatattcaaattggccaacatgctgatttctgccaatatcacaaaccaatacttttatattttaaattgacaaagtTGAATGTGTGCAAAACATCAACCTTAAGTcgaagtattttttaatttagtttagtttaattccactacagaagagattTGATGATCGCAAAAGTaaggtgggggaaaaaagtggatatattaataatagttatcagccaaataagttattatactgtatatcagcatatcaaaaaaatccTATATCGTACATCCCTAaaattttaacttaactttcagaaaatcagaaaaagaaaatatgacttTATGTCCTTGAATACTGAATATTTGACTCATTGAGATAAACAGTAGGGGGTGCTAATTATCCAGTCAGTTTTCACTGTAGAAGAAGAGGGTGCAACAAGATGATGTAATTTAAAAAGTCCCAGTCGAACATCAAACAAATCCAAAATTATTGGCGTTTCTATTCAGGTTTTTAATGCGCAAATCAAAAATGTGCATTaaggaggagagggaaacaCGCAGATTGTGAAGTATTTTGTACATAAATAGgtgttaaattaaaattttgaccaTTATAATTATAACAACCATTATCTTCAATCCATAACAGGCTCACAGGGTTATTGTGCCACCTTTTCGGTGCCTAATTATAAAACATACTAGTTTCTACTGAGCAAAGACCGTTAAggctgcacacacgcacactcagtTTGGCTAACCTATTGCCCTATAGATGTTAGAGTTCAATACGTCTCACTTACTaacaggcgtgtgtgtgtgtgtgtgtgtgtgtgtgtgtgtgtgtgtgtgcgaaaACAGGCGCACCTCTCTGTGGTGTGTGTTAACCCGGTCCAGGCTAAGCGAGAACAGAGTATTCTTGGCCCCAACGTAAAGCCTCTCATGGCCCTCATCCAGCAGCATGGTCTGGGGCTGAAGAGACGATCCATGTCCCTGAAACACCCAGGTCCTGTTCAGCTGCCAAAGCTCTGCACACaacaagaacacacaaaaagagattaaaaacataaaaatctagCAACGCaaaagtacactgtaaaatctgacgagTTGATCttactgaaaaaaagtctgaGAAATCAATTGCCTTGACAAaggaaactaaataaaactagTATTCTAactaatttacattttgttgcaacttgaaaatgacaagtgaaatgaccTAATTCTTTCTAAGTTtaagcaacttcagtaaaccaagttagtctgactgaacTTGATCATTACAAAGAAGATTTagccagtgatgaagttagcagatctgttttcttaaaatgtttaagaacatttttaagaacatacaaatatgattaactactttgcaaccagcagaatacagatatacagcacagtatacttggtttacttaagttACAAAAACTCAGACAGATTGATTTAAttcaacttgtcatttttaagttgctaaaacttcacaaaataaagtaaacgtAACAGTTAGATATAAAGTGAACACAAGTTGGGATTTATAGGTCTTTTTGGGCAAATTACACAAAGCGCACTTTTCCTCGGACGCGTCGATTTTCAGCCAAAGCACTCtgataaatgtttcatattttgatttctGCTTGCACTCTCTGAACCCCACACAATTCGGGATTGGACAGATATCGTAAATGTCATTTATGTTACGGAAAAGATTACTTTCTCTCTTCacgtgtgtgtaagtgtgttcattggattttggatcgaGTGAGTGAAATATGTAAGACCTTTATGGCCAGGGTCTGTAGGTATTTGATAAATGACCTTATTATGTTGCTCTATTCTGACGGctattctattttcttttctcaaatATCCACCTGAAAagttttacagaatttttacatgcacactttgtCTAAATGGTTCTcaaattttggaaaaatctgAGCAATAggggaatatatatatatttttttttaaagtaaaatcaatttggcagattttacagtgaagtcTGCAACT
Protein-coding regions in this window:
- the sema3e gene encoding semaphorin-3E, with the translated sequence MAELIRTVYLTLMLLYLVLLGTAHTAHSIYPRIRLSHKELWQLNRTWVFQGHGSSLQPQTMLLDEGHERLYVGAKNTLFSLSLDRVNTHHREIQWASTESQIEECLMKGREKAECANYIKVLQQYNQTHLLVCGTGAFSPLCVLVRVGHTGQDRMFALEEDSIMSGRGRCPYDPNSPCTSTLSRGELYIGLYTDYWENDGAFCRLNNQTYTRTERDDRQQLNEPKFVGSTVIPDNDDRDDDKVYFFFTEREMDAEGVNKAVYTRVGRVCANDQGGQRMLVNRWSSFLKTRLICSVAGPNGIDTHFDELEDVFVLKNKDGKNPEIFGLFSTTSAVFKGYAVCVYHMDDIRAAFNGPFAYRERPEHHWTPYEDKVPYPRPGSCASKVNGGGFSSSKEFPDEVLRFVRSHPVMYRPVLPQHRRPVLLQTEPGRRKLTQIAVDRVQAQDGHYHVLYIGTDDSVVLKVITIYNKDTDTMEEVLLEELQVFKVPAPIREIIISPKRQQLYVGSEVGVAQVRLHQCDLYGSECADCCLARDPYCAWDGLTCSRYYPAGVYTKSRRFRRQDVRHGNAVQLCNGLQIDDEQWHRAEERLVYGVESNSTLLECVPRSLQAKVLWFLQKDGEKQEVRGDERVVITSHGLLFLRVRSSDAGVYVCQTVEHGYVHTLLRISLHVLRGERVESAIHRANDGNGEKAAPQCHSSIGPPPGPSVSPRALLPSSVPGPHSRLWYKEFLQLIGYGDAQRVEEYCERVWCSDKKRKKTKRKYVPMGGEKRGKGRGEENSHRAPRHTLDT